In Porites lutea chromosome 1, jaPorLute2.1, whole genome shotgun sequence, a single genomic region encodes these proteins:
- the LOC140935716 gene encoding uncharacterized protein, which produces MQSNFLKSDDKVELTGPNTEKYLCEIQVGQKFYWPENQLLKHVAKSKQSKPKEPEKTATQRKPKEPEKTATQSKPKEPEKKATQSKPKEPEKTAISKESQDLQVTPTDKQTEPTNYCKYNGYVYVPVGEAVHTPAPLPEKRRRMAKVSLDFDYI; this is translated from the exons ATGCAGTCCAACTTTCTGAAAAGTGACGATAAAGTCGAGCTGACGGGACCAAACACGGAGAAATATCTCTGTGAAATCCAG GttggtcaaaaattttactGGCCCGAAAACCAGTTGCTGAAACATGTGGCCAAATCAAAGCAAAGTAAGCCCAAGGAACCGGAGAAAACGGCAACACAACGTAAGCCCAAGGAACCAGAGAAAACGGCAACACAAAGTAAGCCCAAGGAACCGGAGAAAAAGGCAACACAAAGTAAGCCCAAGGAACCGGAGAAAACGGCAATCAGCAAGGAAAGCCAAGACCTGCAGGTGACACCAACCGACAAACAAACAGAGCCAACAAACTATTGCAAATATAATGGGTATGTGTATGTACCTGTTGGTGAGGCTGTCCATACCCCTGCGCCATTACCAGAAAAGAGGCGCCGAATGGCAAAAGTCAGTTTAGATTTTGATTACATATAA